A part of Macrobrachium nipponense isolate FS-2020 chromosome 26, ASM1510439v2, whole genome shotgun sequence genomic DNA contains:
- the LOC135199739 gene encoding putative uncharacterized protein DDB_G0290521 — MQDPSGSPSSQRLASPIQDQVLFKTKSYSRPSPFQDQVLFKTKSFSRPSPIQDQVLSKTKSFSRPSPIQDQVLFKTKSYSRPSPIQDQVLFKTKSYPRPSNLFKTKSYPRPSPFQDQVLSKTKSFSRPSPIQDQVLFKTKSYSRPSPFQEPSPYSRPSPIQDQVLSKTKSFSRPSPIQDQVLFKTKSFSRPSPFQDQVLFKTKSYSRPSPIQDQVLFKTKSYSRPSPIQDQVLFKTKSYSRPSPFQDQVLFKTKSYSRPSPFKTKSYSRPSPIQDQVLSKTKSYQDQVLSKTKSYSRPSPIQDQVLFKTKSYSRPSPIQDQVLFKTKSFSRPSPIQDQVLFKTKSYSRPSPIQDQVLFKTKSYSRPSPFQDQVLFKTKSFSRPRFRTSRKTFLIYFFGL, encoded by the coding sequence ATGCAGGATCCATCTGGCAGCCCGTCCTCACAGCGCCTGGCAAGTCCTATTCAAGACCAAGTCCTTTTCAAGACCAAGTCCTATTCAAGACCAAGTCCTTTTCAAGACCAAGTCCTATTCAAGACCAAGTCCTTTTCAAGACCAAGTCCTATTCAAGACCAAGTCCTATCCAAGACCAAGTCCTTTTCAAGACCAAGTCCTATCCAAGACCAAGTCCTTTTCAAGACCAAGTCCTATTCAAGACCAAGTCCTATCCAAGACCAAGTCCTTTTCAAGACCAAGTCCTATCCAAGACCAAGTAACCTATTCAAGACCAAGTCCTATCCAAGACCAAGTCCTTTTCAAGACCAAGTCCTATCCAAGACCAAGTCCTTTTCAAGACCAAGTCCTATCCAAGACCAAGTCCTTTTCAAGACCAAGTCCTATTCAAGACCAAGTCCTTTTCAAGAGCCAAGTCCCTATTCAAGACCAAGTCCTATTCAAGACCAAGTCCTATCCAAGACCAAGTCCTTTTCAAGACCAAGTCCTATTCAAGACCAAGTCCTATTCAAGACCAAGTCCTTTTCAAGACCAAGTCCTTTTCAAGACCAAGTCCTATTCAAGACCAAGTCCTATTCAAGACCAAGTCCTATTCAAGACCAAGTCCTTTTCAAGACCAAGTCCTATTCAAGACCAAGTCCTATTCAAGACCAAGTCCTATTCAAGACCAAGTCCTATTCAAGACCAAGTCCTTTTCAAGACCAAGTCCTATTCAAGACCAAGTCCTATTCAAGACCAAGTCCTTTCAAGACCAAGTCCTATTCAAGACCAAGTCCTATCCAAGACCAAGTCCTATCCAAGACCAAGTCCTATCAAGACCAAGTCCTATCCAAGACCAAGTCCTATTCAAGACCAAGTCCTATCCAAGACCAAGTCCTATTCAAGACCAAGTCCTATTCAAGACCAAGTCCTATTCAAGACCAAGTCCTATTCAAGACCAAGTCCTTTTCAAGACCAAGTCCTATTCAAGACCAAGTCCTATTCAAGACCAAGTCCTATTCAAGACCAAGTCCTATTCAAGACCAAGTCCTATTCAAGACCAAGTCCTATTCAAGACCAAGTCCTTTTCAAGACCAAGTCCTATTCAAGACCAAGTCCTTTTCAAGACCGAGGTTTAGGACCTCTCGAAAAacattcttgatttatttttttggtttatga